GGCTTTGGCAGCACCCTGGCCGCCGAGGATCGGCTGTTCCTGGCGGTGGACGAGCTCACCGAGGTGATCATCGTCGCCGGCCCGGGCGGCCTGGCCCAGCCGGTCGTGTGCACGAAAAACGATGTGCCACTGAATCTGAACGCCTGGGATGCGGCTGCAGCTCAGCTGCCGCCGATGGCCCCGCCGCTGCAGCTGCGTCTCGATGAGCTCCCGCAGACGGCTACCACCAAGATCAAGAGACTGGAGCTGTCGGCGCGGATCGGGGCGGGGGCCATCTGATGTCGCGGCTCATTGTCGTTGGCGGCGGCATCGGTGGGCTTGCCGTGGCGTTGAGCGCGGCCTCCTCCGGCAACGACGTGGTCGTGTTGGAACGAGCACGCGAGTTCGCCGAGATCGGAGCCGGTATACAACTCGCGCCCAACGGATTACATGCTCTGGATCTGCTGGGAGTGGGCGACGAGGTTGCCGGTATCGGAGTGCGGGTGGACTCGTTGCGGCTCTTCGACGCCACTGTCGACCGCCTGATCAACACCATGAGTCTGGGCGTGGACTATCAGCATCGATTCGACAGCCCGTACCTGGTGGTGCACCGCGCCGAGTTGCATCGCATCCTGGTCGACGCGTGCACCGCGGATGGCCGCATCGAGCTCCTCAGCCGCAGTGAGGTATTCGGATACCGACAAGATGGTGCCGGAGTGCGGGCTCTGCTTGCCGATGGCACCAGTGTCGAGGGCGATGGCCTCATCGGCGCCGACGGCATCAATTCGGCGATCCGGCGCACCCTGCTCGACGACGGAGAACCGCGGGTCGCGGGGATCACCGTGTATCGCACCACCGTGCCGATCGAGCAGGTCGAGGAGAGCCTGCGGTCCAACTCGGTCACCTGGTGGACCGGGCCCGGATGCCATTTGGTGACGTACCCCATCGCCGGCGGTTCACTGCTGAACCTGGCTGCCAGCCGCACCGATGGTGCTGCACAGGCCTTCTCGGGGGTGTCGGTGAGCGAGGCCCGAGTGCTAGGTGAGCTGTCCCCGCTGCGGGGGACCGCACGCAGGCTACTTGAGCTGGGTCGGGACTGGAGGTCCTGGGCATTGGTGGATCGTGACCCGGTGCGGCAGTGGTCGGACGGTCGCGTGGTCCTGTTGGGCGATGCGGCCCACCCCATGCTGCATTACGCGGCGCAGGGTGCCAGCCAGGCGCTCGAAGATGCCGTCGTGCTCGGCGGGATCATCGGCGCCGATCCCGACCGCATCCCCGTCCGGTTCGCCCGGTTTGTCGAGGCGCGGCGTGACCGCACGGGCGATGTGACCTTGGCAGCCCGGGACAGCATCGGCATCTGGCATGCCGCGGGTGGCGCGGCCACGGTACGCAACGAGAAGCTGGGCGCCATGCGCGATGCGGACCTGCATGAGGCGTTGGCCTGGATGCACGGCGACACCGATTTCGGGTTGGCCGCGGTCACGACGGCGGCGGGGGTGCGCTAGATGTCCGATCACCAGATTTGCATCATCGGAGCGGGCCCCCGCGGTCTGGCGGTACTGGAGCGGCTGTGCGCCAATGAACGCCACGCTCCCAGCGCGGATCGGATCGTCGTGCACGTCGTCGACCCCTACTCCCCGGGCGCGGGATCGGTGTGGCGCACCGACCAGTCCTGGCATTTGTTGATGAATACGGTGGCCTCTCAGATCACCGTGTTCACCGACGACAGCGTGGCCATCGAGGGCCCCATCGAGCCGGGCCCGACACTCTACGAATGGGCACAAAGCCTTGCCCTGCTGGGCGATCCCTCGCGCAGCGGAGAGAAGGCGATTGCCGAGGCGCGCACGCTGCGGTCCAATTCCTACCCCACCCGCGCGCTGTATGGGCATTACCTCAGCGATAGTTTCGCGCGCGTGGTCGGCTGGGCACCCGAGCACATGTCGGTTCGGGTGCACCGTTCCCGCGCGGTGGCGCTGGCCGACACCCACGGTGATATCGATGGCCCGCAAGGGGTTCGGTTGGAGAACGGGACTCGCCTGCACGATCTCAAGGCCGTGATCCTCGCGGTGGGGCATGTGCCCGCGGGTCTGCGTCCCGGTGAGGCTCGTGCGGCCTCGTTGGCACGTATCCACGGATTGACCTACGTCACGCCCGCGAACCCCGCTGATATCGATCTGTCGGCGATCAAAGCGGGTGAGCCCGTGGCCGTTCGAGGGCTGGGACTGAACTTCTTCGATTACATGGCCCTGTTGACCGTGGGGCGAGGCGGACGATTCGTGCGAGAAGGCGAGCGCCTGGTCTACCAGCCTTCTGGCCAGGAGCCCGTCCTGTACGCCAGCTCGCGGCGTGGCATCCCGTATCACGCGCGCGGGGAGAACCAGAAGGGATCATCGGGGCGCTACTTCCCCCGGCTGCTCACCGTGGAGCGGATTGCGCAGTTGCGTGAGGATCTCGGCGGCCTTCTGCAGTTTCGGCGGGACCTCTGGCCGCTCATCGCGCGTGAGGTCGAATGTGTCTATTACGAAGGACATCTGACTCAGCGCGGACTGCCGGAGCAGGCATTCGCCGAACGGTACCTTCATGCGCCGGAGCGCGACCTGGAGGCGCTCTTGGCGGAATTCGATCTGCTCGACATCGCCTGGAAATGGGACGATCTGGACCGCCCGTGGGGTGAGCGTGAATTCACCGGACCCGAGGACTTCACCGCGTGGATTCTCGAACACCTGCGTGCCGATGTGGTGATGGCGCGGGAGGGCAATGTCGACGGGCCGGTGAAGGCGGCACTGGATGTCTTGCGGGACCTGCGCAACGAAATCCGGCTGGCGGTGGATCACGGGGGTTTGGACGGCAAGTCATACCGCGACGAGCTGGAGAGTTGGTACACACCGCTCAACGCCTTTCTGTCCATCGGCCCCCCGGCCCAACGGATCGAGGAGATCATCGCGCTGGTCGAGGCGGGGGTCATGCATCTGGTGGGACCGCGGATGCAGGTGCGTTTCGACACCCACGACCCTGCCGTGGTCATCGAGTCGCCACTCGTTCCGGGATCGGCGGTCCGAACACGCAGCCTCATCGAGGCACGACTGCACGAACCAGATCTGCGCCGCAGCAGTGACCCGCTGCTGATCTTCTTGCAGGAGACGGGGCAATGCCGCCCCTACGAGATCCCCACGGATGACCACAAGGCTTACCAGACAAGGGGATTGGCCGTCACTGAGCGTCCGTACCGGTTGATCGGTGCTGATGGGCGCGTACATCCGCGCCGGTTCGCCTATGGCGTTCCCACCGAATCGGTGCACTGGGTGACCGCGGCGGGAATCAGACCGGGGGTGGATTCGGTCACGCTGGGCGACGCCGACGCCATCGCCAGGGCCGCGTTGGCGAGCGCGCCAAGCCCGGCAGCGGATGTGGGTGATCACGGGGTGCTGGTGTGAGCGGTTTCCTGGAGACCGGACTGCTCTCACCGGTCAGTGCCGGCACCGTTGCCGAGGGTGAATTGACCGATGCGGCCTGGCTGCAGGCGATGCTCGATGCCGAGGTCGCGCTGGCTGCCGCGCAGGCGGATATCGGTGTGCTGCCCAGGGATGCGGCCGATGTCATCGCCAAGGCGGCGGCCGCGCACGATATCGACGCCCGCACGGTGGCCTTGTCGGCGCGCGAGACGGCCAACCCCGTCGTCGGCCTGATCAAGGAACTGACCCGGGTGGTGGGTGAGATCGATCCGCGTGCGGCCGAATACGTGCACCGCGGGTCGACCAGCCAGGACATTCTCGATACCGGGGCGATGATTCTGGCCAAGAGGGTGTTGGAGCTCGTCGCCACGGATCTGGGTTATGTGGGTGAGGCGCTGGCGGATCTGGCCGCCGAGCACTGCGGGACGGTCATGGCGGCGCGCACGCTGGCGGTGCAGGCGGTTCCGACGACTTTCGGGCTCAAGGCATCCGGCTGGCGAGAACTCGTCCTCGATGCACGAGCTCGCGTGCTCGCGGTTGCCGATGCACTGCCGGTATCGCTCGGCGGTGCTGCGGGCACCCTTGCCGGCTATCTCGAATACGCAGGACCGGAGGGTGCCGATCCCGGCGCATTCGTCGAGAAGCTGAACGCGGCCTTCGCACGGAGGACGGGGCTGGCCGAGTCGGGGCTGCCCTGGCATGCGCTGCGTGCCCCGATAGCCGATATCGGCAGCACCACGGCCTTCGTCGCGGGAGCTCTCGGCAAGTTCGCAGTCGACGTACTGACGTTGAGCCGCACCGAGATTGCCGAGTTGGCCGAACCCGCGCCACCGGGCCGGGGTATTTCCTCGGCTATGCCGCACAAGCGAAATCCGGTGTTGGCGACCATGATTCGATCGGCTGCGTTGCAGGTTCCGGCCCTGAGCGTCATCCTGACGCAATCCTTGCTCAGCGAGGACGAACGCTCGGCCGGTGGCTGGCATGCCGAATGGTTGGCGTTGCGGGAGTGTCTGCGGCTCACCGGCGGTGCAGCCCAAACCGCCGTCGACCTGAGCCGCGGGCTGCAGGTGCGTCCGGAGCGTATGTCGGACAACCTTGCTCTGCTCGGCGGACAGCCGTCGGCCGAGCGGCTCTCGGCGGCCCTCACCCCGCGGTTGGGCAAGGGCCCGGCGAAGTCCGTCGTCTCCGCAGTCGTCGATCATGCCGTCACAGCCGGTCTGAGCCTGCGTGACGCGAGTGCCGCCCACCCGGAGATCGCCGCATGCCTCAGCCGGGCCGAAATCGACGAGCTGTTGAATCCTAAGACCTATGTAGGAGCTGCCGGTCAGCTTGTTGAGGCCGCAATCACCCGCCTGATCTAGAAGCCACCTGGGGAAACTTTCCCTCATATCGATTCTTTGCGAACTGTTCGCGCGCGAGAATCTTGACGCGCCGGTACCCCACATTTACCGTTGCCACGCACACACGGCAGACGGGTAGTTGATATTGGCTGAGATACAGGTCGGCGGAGCGCGCGAAGGGGCTGCCAGTGCGGGCCACTCAGCGCTATCTGTGCTGCGACTACTGGCATCGGGAACAGCACCCGATGTCTTCGAGGCCAGGCTCAAAGAGATCGCGCGCGAGTCCTCTCCACCCTGGAGCGCTGCGGATTTACACCGCGCCCGCGGATACGCCGAACGCATCTACGGACTTATCGAAACGCAGAACCAGCGTGAGGCCCGGCTCTCGAATCTCGTGGGTGTGGGCATCGAACTACTGGGGTGCCTCGACATCGACGAGGCGTCGAGCACTCTGGTCAAACGCGCGCGGATCATGCTCGACGCGGACTTCGCATTCATTTCCGTGCGGGATGAATCCGGCCCGGATGTGCGCCATCACGTCCGCTACGTCGACGGGCCGACCACCGCCATCAACCATGGCCTGTACTTCCCGATCGGTGACGACATCGGATTGGTGAGTCTGTACCGCCCCGGACACGGCCCGGTGTGGACCGCTGACTACCCGTCCGACACCAGGTTTACCCGAGCCAGCGACGGCGACGCGGCCATGCGATCCGAAGGCGTGCACAGCCTGATGACCATGCCGATGGAGCATGAGGGCAGGCACTTCGGAAACCTGTACGTCGGTTCACGCACGGTGCGCAGCTTTACCGCCGCCGAACGGTCTCTCTTTGCCAGCCTGTGTTCCTTCGCCAGCATCGCACTTTCTAGTGCCGACGAACTGTCAAGGCATTCAAGGCGAATCGCCGAACTTGAGCAGCGGATCGCACTGCGCACCCTGCTTCTGGACACCGGTTCCGGGCCGGCGGGGATGGACGGATTCGTCGTCACCGTCGGCGAGCAGCTGGGTGTGGCGGTGCGTGTGACGGGGCATGACGGAGCCGAGATCGCTTCCTACAAATGGGAACCCGACGCGCAGAGCATATTGTCGACCGCGCTCACGGTCGGTGACGACTATCACGGCGAGTTGTCCGTCGCCGGGCTGGGCGACGGACCGGTCTCGGTGTATCCGTTGCAAATTCAGGATCTTGCCACCACTGCGGCGGTGGTCATGTGCGGAGACAATCGGATGTCGCTGTCGGTGTCGCAGTTGCGCAATGACCTGCTGCATGACGTGCTGGATTACCGGCAGCGAGACAGTCGCCTCGTTCAGATCTATGCCCGCCGTTTGGCTTTGGATCTCAACCAGCCGCACATCGTGGTCATCGTCAGGCCGGAGCGCGGTGGACTGGACCGGGCGGCCCTGTGGTCCGCATCGTTCGCCTCGCGGGTGGGTGGGCTGCGCGCCACCCAGGACGAGGTGGTGGTTCTGCTCATTCCCGGTTCCGACCCGGGCAGGATCGCTCAGTCGGTGTGGAACGAAACGACTGCGCACCTGCGGATGCCAGTGACGGTTTCCTCGGCCGGACCGTCGGAGCGCATCGAGTCCATCGAGGAGACATACCAGGATGCGATGCGCTGCCTGGATGCGATGAGCGCGTTGGGTGCGCTCGGAACAGCGGCTGCCGCAAATGAATTGGGTTTCCTTGGGGTGCTGCTCTCACGCCATCAGGATGTGGAGGGTTTCGTCAGGTCGATGGTCGGTCCCGTCATCGATTACGACGAGGGCCGCGACACCGACCTGCTCCAGACGCTCGATGTGTACTTCACCGTCGGTGCCAGCCCCACGCGGGCCGCGAAGATCCTGCACACGCACCCCAACACCGTGGTGCGTCGCCTCGATCGGGTGAACGAGCTACTTGGTGACGGGTGGCAGGATGCCGAGCGGCTCCTGGACACGCAACTCGCCATCAAACTGTGGAAAGTGAGAGGTTCGCTGCTCACTCGCCAGACCGGGTGACACCAGGCACCCCACCGTCGCCGCGATGGACACCAGAGTGGCGTGACGATGCCAGCCGGTGAACGAGCGGCCCGCGAAGTCCTGCATGCCCATGCGGTTTGCCAGGTGCAGGTATCCCTGTTGCACGTGGTCGGCCAGCGCCACCTGGTGCGCCTGCGATGAGGTGGAGAACTCGGGGTCGTTGGTCAGCCAGAGCTCGGTGCGTGCACGCGGATGATCCAGGGGCGTCATGCCGACGAGGGTCAGCGGCGTCCGTGAACGTGCCGCCGAGGGATCGGCCAGCTGGACCTTCGCGATGCTGATCAGGTGACGCCGTCCCTGGTAAACGTACTGCTCGGTGCGCCGTGAGCCCTTGGTGGCCTGCACGATCTGCGCGGCGGGGAGTACGCGCCCCTGGTATCCGGCGAACGCCGGATCGACAACCTGAAGCTGCAGGTCGCTGGGAACACGGGTGGTCGCCACCTGGTGAGAGAGAGTTCCGAAGACCTGTGCCAGGTCGGCACCGTTGGCACCCAGCAGATCGAAGATCACCGGCGCTTTCGAGGGACGTGCCACCCGAACGAATTCCTGGAACGACGAGAGCGCGCATCCGCTCACCGATTCCAGCGGGTAGTCCTCGGGGATCGAGGTCTTGGACTTCTTGGTGGTCGACTCCAGCCAGGGCTGCGACAGATGCAGCCGCCAGCTCACCGGAAC
The nucleotide sequence above comes from Mycobacteroides saopaulense. Encoded proteins:
- a CDS encoding FAD-dependent monooxygenase — encoded protein: MSRLIVVGGGIGGLAVALSAASSGNDVVVLERAREFAEIGAGIQLAPNGLHALDLLGVGDEVAGIGVRVDSLRLFDATVDRLINTMSLGVDYQHRFDSPYLVVHRAELHRILVDACTADGRIELLSRSEVFGYRQDGAGVRALLADGTSVEGDGLIGADGINSAIRRTLLDDGEPRVAGITVYRTTVPIEQVEESLRSNSVTWWTGPGCHLVTYPIAGGSLLNLAASRTDGAAQAFSGVSVSEARVLGELSPLRGTARRLLELGRDWRSWALVDRDPVRQWSDGRVVLLGDAAHPMLHYAAQGASQALEDAVVLGGIIGADPDRIPVRFARFVEARRDRTGDVTLAARDSIGIWHAAGGAATVRNEKLGAMRDADLHEALAWMHGDTDFGLAAVTTAAGVR
- a CDS encoding FAD/NAD(P)-binding protein — encoded protein: MSDHQICIIGAGPRGLAVLERLCANERHAPSADRIVVHVVDPYSPGAGSVWRTDQSWHLLMNTVASQITVFTDDSVAIEGPIEPGPTLYEWAQSLALLGDPSRSGEKAIAEARTLRSNSYPTRALYGHYLSDSFARVVGWAPEHMSVRVHRSRAVALADTHGDIDGPQGVRLENGTRLHDLKAVILAVGHVPAGLRPGEARAASLARIHGLTYVTPANPADIDLSAIKAGEPVAVRGLGLNFFDYMALLTVGRGGRFVREGERLVYQPSGQEPVLYASSRRGIPYHARGENQKGSSGRYFPRLLTVERIAQLREDLGGLLQFRRDLWPLIAREVECVYYEGHLTQRGLPEQAFAERYLHAPERDLEALLAEFDLLDIAWKWDDLDRPWGEREFTGPEDFTAWILEHLRADVVMAREGNVDGPVKAALDVLRDLRNEIRLAVDHGGLDGKSYRDELESWYTPLNAFLSIGPPAQRIEEIIALVEAGVMHLVGPRMQVRFDTHDPAVVIESPLVPGSAVRTRSLIEARLHEPDLRRSSDPLLIFLQETGQCRPYEIPTDDHKAYQTRGLAVTERPYRLIGADGRVHPRRFAYGVPTESVHWVTAAGIRPGVDSVTLGDADAIARAALASAPSPAADVGDHGVLV
- a CDS encoding lyase family protein — protein: MSGFLETGLLSPVSAGTVAEGELTDAAWLQAMLDAEVALAAAQADIGVLPRDAADVIAKAAAAHDIDARTVALSARETANPVVGLIKELTRVVGEIDPRAAEYVHRGSTSQDILDTGAMILAKRVLELVATDLGYVGEALADLAAEHCGTVMAARTLAVQAVPTTFGLKASGWRELVLDARARVLAVADALPVSLGGAAGTLAGYLEYAGPEGADPGAFVEKLNAAFARRTGLAESGLPWHALRAPIADIGSTTAFVAGALGKFAVDVLTLSRTEIAELAEPAPPGRGISSAMPHKRNPVLATMIRSAALQVPALSVILTQSLLSEDERSAGGWHAEWLALRECLRLTGGAAQTAVDLSRGLQVRPERMSDNLALLGGQPSAERLSAALTPRLGKGPAKSVVSAVVDHAVTAGLSLRDASAAHPEIAACLSRAEIDELLNPKTYVGAAGQLVEAAITRLI
- a CDS encoding helix-turn-helix domain-containing protein, which codes for MLRLLASGTAPDVFEARLKEIARESSPPWSAADLHRARGYAERIYGLIETQNQREARLSNLVGVGIELLGCLDIDEASSTLVKRARIMLDADFAFISVRDESGPDVRHHVRYVDGPTTAINHGLYFPIGDDIGLVSLYRPGHGPVWTADYPSDTRFTRASDGDAAMRSEGVHSLMTMPMEHEGRHFGNLYVGSRTVRSFTAAERSLFASLCSFASIALSSADELSRHSRRIAELEQRIALRTLLLDTGSGPAGMDGFVVTVGEQLGVAVRVTGHDGAEIASYKWEPDAQSILSTALTVGDDYHGELSVAGLGDGPVSVYPLQIQDLATTAAVVMCGDNRMSLSVSQLRNDLLHDVLDYRQRDSRLVQIYARRLALDLNQPHIVVIVRPERGGLDRAALWSASFASRVGGLRATQDEVVVLLIPGSDPGRIAQSVWNETTAHLRMPVTVSSAGPSERIESIEETYQDAMRCLDAMSALGALGTAAAANELGFLGVLLSRHQDVEGFVRSMVGPVIDYDEGRDTDLLQTLDVYFTVGASPTRAAKILHTHPNTVVRRLDRVNELLGDGWQDAERLLDTQLAIKLWKVRGSLLTRQTG
- a CDS encoding IS701 family transposase; translated protein: MTSATKTQAATELFDTRSRVSSVDAMASVAAHVCPEVLRSLPRCDQRAKGEDYVTGLLKVRGRKSARNMAATMGQSMGREVSEQNLHHFVNSSTWDWWAVRRDLTSYLTSAYHAAAWVVTPMLIPKAGVHSVGVDRRYCPRAGRAVNGQLALSVWLAADGFAVPVSWRLHLSQPWLESTTKKSKTSIPEDYPLESVSGCALSSFQEFVRVARPSKAPVIFDLLGANGADLAQVFGTLSHQVATTRVPSDLQLQVVDPAFAGYQGRVLPAAQIVQATKGSRRTEQYVYQGRRHLISIAKVQLADPSAARSRTPLTLVGMTPLDHPRARTELWLTNDPEFSTSSQAHQVALADHVQQGYLHLANRMGMQDFAGRSFTGWHRHATLVSIAATVGCLVSPGLASEQRTSHFPQFDGELRVQEPLGILPPVTK